Proteins co-encoded in one Bacteroidota bacterium genomic window:
- the murA gene encoding UDP-N-acetylglucosamine 1-carboxyvinyltransferase, which translates to MSSFVVTGGKKLKGEIIPQGAKNEALQILCAVLLTPEKITISNIPNIVDVNKLIDLLKSLGVKVEKKSEDTYIFQADSVNVDYLLTDEYKKKAAALRGSIMVMGPLLARFGKGYIPKPGGDKIGRRRLDTHFIGFQKLGARFDYDEKTNFYKVDASQLKGTYMLLDEASVTGTANIILAAVLAKGKTTIYHAACEPYIQQLCKMIVSMGGKISGIGSNLLTIEGVDSLEGCMHRMLPDMIEVGSFIGLAAMTQSEITIKNVGYEHLGIIPDTFKRLGIQMELRGDDIYIPSQKNYEIDTYIDGSILTIADSIWPGLTPDLLSAILVTATQAKGTVLIHQKMFESRLFFVDKLIDMGAQIILCDPHRATVIGINRERSLRGIEMSSPDIRAGVALLIAAMSAEGKSTINNIEQIDRGYQNIDTRLNKIGAEIVRK; encoded by the coding sequence ATGAGCAGTTTCGTAGTCACAGGAGGAAAAAAATTAAAAGGGGAAATCATTCCTCAGGGAGCGAAGAACGAAGCATTGCAAATTTTATGTGCTGTTCTTCTGACTCCTGAAAAAATTACCATTTCGAATATTCCGAACATTGTTGATGTAAACAAATTAATTGACCTGCTGAAATCGCTAGGAGTAAAAGTTGAAAAGAAGAGTGAGGACACTTATATTTTTCAAGCCGACAGCGTAAACGTAGATTATCTTCTCACGGACGAATACAAAAAGAAAGCAGCAGCGCTACGTGGTTCCATCATGGTGATGGGTCCTCTCCTCGCCCGCTTCGGAAAAGGATACATACCAAAACCTGGCGGAGATAAAATCGGAAGAAGAAGACTGGACACGCACTTCATCGGATTTCAGAAACTCGGAGCAAGGTTTGATTACGATGAGAAAACAAATTTCTATAAAGTAGATGCATCACAGCTAAAAGGAACGTACATGCTTTTGGATGAAGCATCGGTAACCGGCACTGCAAATATTATTCTCGCTGCCGTTCTCGCAAAAGGAAAGACCACCATTTACCACGCTGCCTGCGAACCCTACATTCAGCAGCTATGCAAGATGATTGTGAGCATGGGCGGAAAGATTTCCGGCATCGGCTCTAATCTTCTCACGATTGAAGGAGTAGATTCTTTAGAAGGATGCATGCACCGAATGCTTCCGGATATGATTGAAGTGGGAAGTTTCATCGGTCTTGCCGCCATGACCCAATCAGAAATCACTATCAAAAATGTCGGCTACGAGCATCTCGGAATTATTCCTGATACATTCAAACGACTTGGAATCCAAATGGAACTAAGAGGAGATGACATTTATATTCCGTCTCAAAAAAATTACGAGATTGACACCTATATTGATGGTTCTATTCTCACTATAGCCGATTCCATCTGGCCCGGACTCACTCCCGATCTGCTCAGCGCAATCCTCGTCACCGCCACTCAGGCAAAAGGAACGGTACTCATCCATCAGAAAATGTTTGAAAGCCGTTTGTTTTTTGTAGATAAACTGATAGATATGGGCGCACAGATTATTTTATGCGACCCCCACCGCGCAACGGTGATTGGCATCAACCGCGAACGTTCGCTGAGGGGAATTGAAATGAGTTCGCCCGATATACGCGCAGGGGTTGCGCTTCTCATAGCGGCAATGTCTGCCGAAGGAAAAAGCACCATTAACAATATTGAACAAATTGACAGAGGATATCAAAACATTGACACGCGCCTGAATAAAATTGGCGCGGAAATTGTAAGAAAGTAA
- a CDS encoding DUF4290 domain-containing protein, which translates to MAAKPSSKDSKDKFETAEKHSMQYNTQLPHLIIPEYGRNIQKLIEYACTIKNKEERNNVAHSIIAIMGRLNPMLRDLTDFRHKLWDHLFIISDFKLDVDSPYSKPPKEILTTKPDKVAYPTKKMRFKHYGRGVERMIEKATSMKAGEEKNAFVEAIANLMKKSYLVWNRDTVSDSVILQELEDLSKGKLKVSENFRMASTNDILARTKNMNPKVDESRGGGRDRDRGRGGRHGHGGGHGRSNNSRNRNRGR; encoded by the coding sequence ATGGCAGCCAAACCAAGTTCAAAAGATTCAAAAGATAAATTTGAAACAGCCGAAAAGCACAGCATGCAGTACAATACCCAACTGCCTCACCTGATCATTCCTGAATACGGGCGCAACATTCAGAAACTAATCGAATATGCCTGCACGATAAAAAATAAAGAAGAGCGGAATAATGTTGCCCATTCCATCATTGCCATCATGGGGCGTTTGAACCCGATGCTCCGCGACCTCACGGATTTCCGCCACAAACTCTGGGATCACCTTTTTATTATTTCCGATTTCAAGCTGGATGTTGACTCGCCTTATTCCAAACCTCCAAAAGAAATTCTCACAACAAAACCAGATAAAGTAGCGTATCCAACAAAAAAAATGCGCTTCAAGCATTACGGAAGAGGAGTTGAACGCATGATTGAAAAGGCAACTTCCATGAAAGCAGGAGAAGAAAAAAATGCTTTTGTGGAAGCCATCGCTAACCTGATGAAAAAATCTTATCTCGTGTGGAACAGAGATACCGTGAGCGACAGCGTGATTCTTCAGGAGTTAGAAGACCTTTCAAAAGGGAAATTAAAAGTGTCTGAAAATTTCCGCATGGCCAGCACGAACGATATTCTTGCCCGTACAAAAAATATGAATCCAAAAGTGGATGAATCCAGAGGAGGAGGAAGAGACAGGGACCGCGGACGCGGAGGAAGACACGGACATGGTGGCGGGCATGGAAGAAGCAATAATAGCAGAAACAGAAACAGAGGGCGTTAA
- a CDS encoding MFS transporter: MSSPFSAFKEKEFIFYTLARFTLILGAQMQYTVVGWQVKELTNDALSLGLIGLAEAIPFICIAPFAGHIADIADRKKIILAATLFFMIATSLLLWFTTGSSHAIENYGALPIYGVIFMTGIARGFIGPTYFAILPQIVSRGQIPNAATWSSTVFHIAAVAGPAMAGLILGFIGMKFSYASSLAMISLSLIFILLIKKKGVPKKTTDESFIRNLSAGIRFVYNNQIVFSALSLDLFAILFGGATALLPIFATDILHVGSQGFGFLRAAPALGAVVMAGILAYYPQKKNAGRTLLWCVAGFGLCMIAFALSENFYLSLFILALSGAFDNVSVVVRHIILQLSTPDEMRGRVAAVNGMFIGSSNEIGAFESGVAAKLLGLVPSVIFGGCMTIGIVGLVAKISPKLRKLDLKTIH; this comes from the coding sequence ATGTCTTCCCCTTTCTCCGCTTTTAAAGAAAAAGAATTCATCTTCTACACGCTCGCGCGGTTCACACTTATTCTTGGCGCGCAGATGCAATACACGGTGGTGGGCTGGCAAGTTAAAGAACTTACCAACGATGCGCTTTCACTCGGACTTATCGGTTTGGCAGAAGCCATTCCGTTCATCTGCATCGCTCCTTTTGCCGGGCATATTGCCGACATCGCTGACCGGAAAAAAATAATTCTTGCAGCAACATTATTCTTTATGATCGCCACTTCATTGCTGTTGTGGTTCACCACCGGTTCTTCTCACGCGATTGAAAACTATGGCGCGCTTCCTATTTATGGCGTCATCTTCATGACCGGAATCGCGCGCGGATTTATCGGTCCCACTTACTTTGCCATTCTTCCGCAGATTGTTTCGCGCGGGCAAATTCCGAATGCAGCCACCTGGAGTTCCACCGTTTTTCACATTGCCGCAGTGGCGGGACCTGCCATGGCGGGATTGATTCTCGGATTCATCGGCATGAAATTTTCATATGCTTCTTCGCTGGCGATGATTTCTCTCTCGCTGATTTTCATCCTGCTGATAAAAAAGAAAGGCGTTCCGAAGAAAACCACCGATGAGTCATTCATAAGGAACTTATCGGCAGGAATCCGGTTCGTTTACAACAACCAGATTGTGTTCAGCGCGCTCTCGCTGGATTTGTTTGCCATACTGTTTGGAGGCGCCACGGCTCTGCTTCCGATTTTCGCTACCGATATTCTTCATGTCGGCAGTCAGGGATTCGGATTTTTACGCGCAGCGCCTGCGTTGGGCGCGGTGGTGATGGCAGGAATTCTGGCTTACTATCCTCAGAAGAAAAACGCGGGAAGAACGCTGCTATGGTGCGTAGCGGGTTTCGGACTCTGCATGATTGCGTTCGCGTTGTCAGAAAATTTTTACCTCTCGCTCTTTATTCTCGCGCTCAGCGGTGCTTTTGACAATGTGAGCGTGGTGGTGCGGCACATCATTTTACAATTATCCACTCCCGATGAAATGCGCGGGCGCGTTGCCGCAGTGAACGGAATGTTCATCGGCTCATCCAACGAAATAGGCGCGTTTGAATCGGGTGTGGCGGCAAAACTTTTAGGATTGGTTCCATCGGTGATATTTGGCGGCTGCATGACGATTGGAATTGTGGGGCTTGTGGCGAAGATTTCTCCCAAGCTGAGGAAATTAGATTTGAAGACGATTCATTAA
- a CDS encoding four helix bundle protein, translated as MGKIKRFEDLDIWKSAIEIAVDIYKLSEEGKLKQDYGLKDQIRRAAMSISDNIAEGFEYDNNKDFIKFLRYSKGSAGELRSKLYVLHKIEFINETFYDEMYQRLILISKQIAGLIKYLKEYEKKNNK; from the coding sequence GTGGGAAAAATAAAACGGTTTGAAGATTTAGATATATGGAAATCAGCCATTGAAATTGCTGTTGATATTTATAAATTAAGTGAAGAGGGAAAACTAAAACAGGACTATGGATTAAAAGACCAGATTCGAAGAGCAGCAATGTCAATTTCTGATAATATTGCTGAAGGATTTGAATACGACAACAATAAAGATTTCATTAAGTTTCTGAGATATTCAAAAGGTTCCGCTGGAGAATTAAGAAGCAAGTTGTATGTTCTTCATAAGATTGAATTCATAAATGAAACATTCTATGACGAGATGTATCAGCGATTGATTCTTATATCAAAACAAATTGCAGGATTGATTAAGTATCTAAAAGAATATGAAAAGAAAAACAATAAATAA
- a CDS encoding ABC transporter ATP-binding protein → MDIISAQNIVKRFSNHTALDEVSISVPEKSIFGLLGPNGAGKTTLIRIINQITAPDSGDVFFGGEKLSPRHAEQIGYLPEERGLYKKMEVGEQCLYLAQLKGLSKKDAQKKLKMWFEKFEMESWWKKKVEELSKGMQQKVQFVVTVLHEPRVLILDEPFSGFDPINASLIKNEILRLKENGTTILLSTHNMSSVEELCDYIALLNNAKTILHGSVKEIRQQYKANTYEVEFSGNLMTFTKALFKDFELLEKSEEGQHCKAKVKLLYDKSPNDLLSTVLPYVQILGFREILPSMNDIFISKVQETEVHATVGLTE, encoded by the coding sequence ATGGATATCATTTCCGCACAAAACATAGTCAAGCGTTTTTCCAACCACACTGCGCTGGATGAGGTGAGCATTTCTGTGCCGGAGAAAAGTATTTTCGGTTTGCTCGGTCCGAACGGAGCGGGAAAGACCACGCTCATCCGCATCATCAATCAAATCACAGCGCCCGATAGCGGAGATGTTTTTTTCGGAGGAGAAAAACTTTCTCCCCGCCATGCGGAACAAATCGGTTATCTGCCCGAAGAGCGCGGGCTGTACAAAAAAATGGAAGTGGGCGAGCAATGCCTTTACCTCGCGCAGTTAAAAGGGCTGAGCAAAAAAGACGCGCAGAAGAAATTAAAAATGTGGTTCGAGAAATTTGAGATGGAGAGCTGGTGGAAAAAGAAAGTGGAAGAACTATCAAAAGGCATGCAGCAGAAAGTTCAGTTTGTGGTTACGGTGCTGCACGAGCCAAGAGTTTTAATATTGGACGAGCCCTTCAGCGGGTTTGACCCTATCAATGCTTCTCTCATCAAAAATGAAATTCTCCGCCTGAAAGAGAACGGCACAACCATTTTACTTTCCACGCACAACATGAGTTCAGTGGAAGAACTGTGCGACTACATTGCGCTTCTCAACAACGCAAAAACAATTCTGCACGGCTCGGTAAAAGAAATCCGGCAGCAATACAAAGCCAATACCTACGAAGTGGAGTTTTCCGGAAACCTCATGACCTTCACCAAAGCGCTCTTCAAAGATTTTGAATTGCTGGAAAAATCGGAAGAAGGTCAGCATTGCAAAGCAAAAGTGAAACTGCTTTACGATAAATCTCCCAACGATTTGCTCAGCACCGTTCTCCCCTATGTGCAGATACTTGGCTTCCGCGAAATACTGCCAAGCATGAATGATATTTTCATTTCAAAAGTTCAGGAAACGGAAGTGCATGCAACCGTTGGTCTTACCGAGTAA
- a CDS encoding TlpA family protein disulfide reductase, producing MKKIISLSVLVLASVFLFSFLQDAKVGLNIGDKAPEIKLAGVDGKFIALSSLKGKVVLIDFWASWCGPCRMENPNVVAAYNKFKDKKFKEAKGFEIYSVSLDNQKEKWVQAIQKDGLIWTNHVSDLKWWYSEAAKTYGVNSIPTNVLIDANGIILAKNLRGPALDEELQKYVK from the coding sequence ATGAAAAAAATAATCTCTCTCTCTGTTTTGGTTCTTGCATCTGTTTTCCTTTTTTCATTTTTGCAGGACGCAAAAGTGGGACTCAATATCGGAGATAAAGCTCCTGAAATAAAACTGGCAGGCGTTGACGGCAAATTCATCGCGCTATCCTCTCTGAAAGGAAAAGTGGTGCTGATAGATTTCTGGGCATCGTGGTGTGGTCCGTGCAGGATGGAAAACCCGAATGTGGTTGCCGCATACAACAAGTTCAAGGATAAAAAATTCAAGGAAGCGAAAGGGTTTGAAATCTACAGCGTATCGCTCGACAATCAAAAAGAAAAATGGGTGCAGGCAATTCAGAAAGACGGACTCATCTGGACAAATCATGTAAGCGATTTGAAATGGTGGTACAGCGAAGCGGCAAAAACGTATGGCGTAAATTCAATTCCCACCAACGTCCTCATTGATGCAAACGGAATCATTCTCGCAAAAAATCTCAGAGGTCCGGCTCTTGATGAAGAACTTCAGAAGTATGTGAAATAA
- the dnaJ gene encoding molecular chaperone DnaJ — MAKRDFYEILGVPKGANADEIKKAYRKNALEFHPDRNPNNKQAEEKFKESAEAYEVLGDAEKRKRYDQFGHSGMGNAGGHGGGGFHHMDMDDIFSRFGDIFGGEHPFESFFGGGGSRSRGGRRLNRGSNLRIKVKLTLEEIATGVEKKIKVHKYISCTHCSGTGANKGSGFSTCGTCKGSGQVTRTQQTILGYMQTASVCPQCGGEGQIIKDKCRYCNGDGIMRGEEIISINIPAGVAEGMQLSMSGKGNAGPRSGVAGDLIIAIEEAEHPHFKREGNNIFYEHHLNFVDAAIGTSVEVPTLEGKAKVKIDAGTQPGKILRLKGKGIPDVNGYARGDLLVSINVWTPQHLSSEEKKMLEKLRESDNFKPHPDKRDKSFFERMKEMFE, encoded by the coding sequence ATGGCAAAAAGAGATTTCTACGAAATACTGGGCGTTCCGAAAGGAGCAAACGCGGACGAAATAAAAAAAGCGTACCGCAAGAATGCGTTGGAGTTTCATCCTGACCGAAATCCAAATAACAAACAAGCAGAAGAAAAGTTCAAGGAATCTGCTGAAGCGTATGAAGTATTAGGCGATGCTGAAAAAAGAAAACGCTACGACCAGTTCGGGCACTCGGGAATGGGTAATGCGGGCGGTCACGGAGGCGGTGGATTTCATCACATGGATATGGACGATATCTTCTCCCGCTTCGGTGATATTTTCGGAGGAGAGCATCCCTTTGAAAGTTTTTTCGGAGGCGGAGGTTCGCGCTCACGGGGAGGGAGAAGACTGAACCGCGGCTCCAACCTCCGCATCAAAGTAAAACTTACGCTGGAAGAAATCGCAACGGGCGTTGAGAAAAAAATAAAAGTCCATAAATATATTTCATGCACGCATTGCAGCGGCACGGGTGCGAATAAAGGTTCGGGCTTCAGCACTTGCGGAACCTGCAAAGGTTCAGGGCAGGTAACCCGCACGCAGCAAACCATTCTCGGATACATGCAAACGGCTTCGGTTTGTCCGCAATGCGGAGGTGAGGGGCAAATCATCAAAGACAAATGCCGCTACTGCAACGGTGACGGCATCATGCGAGGAGAAGAAATTATTTCGATAAATATACCGGCAGGCGTGGCGGAAGGAATGCAGTTATCCATGAGCGGAAAAGGAAATGCGGGTCCGCGCAGCGGTGTTGCCGGAGATTTAATTATTGCCATTGAAGAAGCAGAACATCCGCACTTCAAGCGCGAGGGAAATAATATTTTTTACGAACATCATCTCAACTTTGTGGATGCAGCGATAGGAACTTCGGTGGAAGTGCCCACGCTGGAAGGAAAAGCAAAAGTGAAAATTGATGCCGGCACGCAGCCGGGAAAAATTCTCCGCCTGAAAGGAAAAGGAATTCCGGATGTGAACGGCTACGCGAGAGGGGATTTGCTCGTCAGCATCAATGTATGGACTCCGCAGCATTTATCTTCCGAAGAAAAAAAGATGCTGGAAAAACTCCGCGAGTCGGATAACTTCAAACCCCATCCCGACAAAAGAGATAAAAGTTTTTTTGAAAGGATGAAGGAGATGTTTGAGTAA
- a CDS encoding nucleotide exchange factor GrpE: MTNSKNMSKKNNDKKKEEKQTPSEEIMKEASVDTADEKTSDPDTIGAGEKLAELNDKYIRLYADFENYRKRMSKERIDLLRYAGEDIFKKIIPVLDDFERAFKSLAEITDINIIKQGEELIYNKFKNILTQSGLEEMKSTGEIFDSELHDAVTNIPAPSEDMKGKVVEEIEKGYYLNGKVIRHAKVVVGN; encoded by the coding sequence ATGACAAATTCTAAAAATATGAGTAAAAAAAATAACGATAAAAAGAAAGAGGAAAAGCAAACTCCCTCAGAAGAAATAATGAAGGAAGCATCTGTAGATACTGCGGATGAAAAAACTTCTGACCCAGATACTATCGGAGCAGGAGAAAAACTGGCAGAGCTGAATGATAAATACATCCGGCTGTATGCCGATTTTGAGAATTACAGAAAAAGAATGTCGAAGGAGCGAATTGATCTGCTGAGGTACGCAGGCGAAGATATTTTCAAAAAAATTATTCCGGTGCTGGATGATTTTGAAAGAGCATTCAAATCCCTGGCAGAAATCACCGACATCAATATTATCAAACAGGGAGAAGAACTCATTTATAATAAATTCAAAAATATTCTGACGCAAAGCGGTCTGGAAGAAATGAAATCCACAGGAGAAATTTTTGATTCTGAGCTGCACGATGCAGTGACAAACATTCCTGCTCCATCGGAAGATATGAAAGGAAAAGTGGTGGAAGAAATAGAAAAAGGATATTACCTGAATGGAAAAGTGATACGGCATGCGAAAGTAGTGGTAGGTAATTGA
- a CDS encoding SDR family oxidoreductase has protein sequence MNIIITGASRGIGYETAKILCKEHKVIAIARSVEKSKLPGVIPISFDFEKGNITKDLLPKILSSLSSGRGTEGEATVDVLINNAATFIKKPFEQITRSEFEKVFCVNVFAIAELTQALLPLMSSPPMGETREGASHVLNIASMGGIQGSVKFPGLSAYSSSKGALITLTECLAEEYKQEKHMPAGRHVSFNAIAFGAVQTEMLKEAFPNFKAPITADEAAKFVSDFAINGQKYFNGKVLQMALNTP, from the coding sequence ATGAACATAATCATCACAGGCGCCAGCAGAGGAATCGGCTATGAAACCGCAAAGATTCTCTGCAAAGAACACAAGGTAATTGCCATTGCAAGAAGTGTAGAGAAAAGTAAACTGCCGGGAGTAATTCCGATTTCGTTTGATTTTGAAAAGGGAAATATCACAAAAGATTTGCTTCCGAAAATTCTTTCTTCCCTCTCCTCCGGGAGAGGGACCGAGGGTGAGGCAACAGTTGATGTATTGATAAACAACGCAGCCACATTCATCAAAAAACCTTTTGAGCAAATTACACGAAGTGAATTTGAAAAAGTTTTCTGCGTAAATGTTTTTGCAATTGCTGAACTAACACAGGCATTACTGCCTCTAATGTCCTCTCCCCCAATGGGGGAGACAAGAGAGGGGGCTTCGCATGTCCTCAACATCGCCAGCATGGGCGGCATTCAGGGCAGTGTTAAGTTTCCCGGGCTTTCCGCTTACAGTTCAAGCAAAGGAGCGCTGATTACGCTGACTGAATGTTTGGCTGAAGAATATAAGCAGGAAAAACACATGCCTGCCGGCAGGCATGTTTCATTCAACGCCATTGCGTTTGGCGCGGTGCAGACAGAAATGCTTAAAGAAGCATTTCCGAATTTCAAAGCGCCCATCACGGCAGATGAAGCGGCCAAGTTTGTTTCTGATTTCGCAATCAACGGGCAGAAATATTTTAATGGAAAAGTTTTGCAGATGGCACTGAACACACCGTAA
- a CDS encoding UvrD-helicase domain-containing protein, with translation MSNYLNELNESQREAVLCKDGPVMIVAGAGSGKTRVLTYRIAHLLHKDIDAFNILALTFTNKAAREMKERIMNLVGDNEARNLWMGTFHSVFARILRYEHDKLNYPANFTIYDMDDAKNLIKDIVKQNNLDDKVYKASIVLGRISAMKTQLISYEAYQHHSQFTEHDKMSGRPEFGAIFETYCKRCFKAGAMDFDDILYNTSILLRDYPDILYKYQNKFKYILVDEYQDTNFVQYVIIKQLAARFENICVVGDDAQSIYAFRGANIQNILNFKSDYPDVRTFKLEQNYRSTKNIVNAANSLITKNKNQIPKIIWTDNDEGDKIKVVRALTDNEEGRMVTQMIFESMMQLQMYPKEFAILYRTNAQSRAMEEALRKKNIAYKIYGGLSFYQRKEIKDLLAYFRLTINNHDEEAMKRVINYPTRGIGNTTIEKIIVCANDHNISLFTVMENLGDFQLEMNSGTRERLSNFITMIKSFSAMLPITNAYDLGNHIAASTHILKELYNDKSPEGVSRYENIEELLGALKEFSVGEEFKAIDMPELTAEEQVIGDQSSVENQKPAVGRSPITDNRTLDVFMSDIALLTDSDKKTEPENRDHVSLMTIHQAKGLEFSHVFIVGMEENLFPNSFSMNSRDDLEEERRLFYVALTRAKKKSVLTFAATRFHRGSLNNSEPSRFIEEIDAKYMEFSHSSHREDNFGEAREKWNRKENGADTIYEEPVFRKENKSQITNHKSQENSQKPAARNQPPAQKKLINATIARYKPTTESQQHLKDLQIGMTVSHDRFGNGKVINIEGIFPNSKATVEFESEGQKQLLLKFAKLQIAG, from the coding sequence ATGAGTAATTATTTAAACGAACTCAACGAATCGCAGCGCGAAGCTGTCCTTTGCAAAGACGGACCAGTGATGATTGTGGCAGGTGCTGGCTCGGGCAAAACGCGTGTGCTCACCTACCGCATCGCTCATCTTCTCCATAAAGATATTGACGCGTTCAACATTCTCGCGCTCACATTCACCAACAAAGCCGCGCGTGAAATGAAAGAGCGCATTATGAATCTGGTGGGCGATAATGAAGCGCGCAATTTATGGATGGGAACTTTTCACTCGGTGTTTGCGCGTATTCTGCGCTATGAACACGACAAACTGAATTATCCCGCCAATTTCACTATCTATGATATGGATGACGCAAAAAATCTTATCAAAGATATTGTGAAGCAAAATAATCTGGATGATAAAGTGTACAAAGCATCCATCGTGCTGGGAAGAATTTCCGCTATGAAAACGCAGTTGATTTCTTATGAAGCGTATCAGCATCATTCACAATTCACCGAGCACGATAAAATGTCCGGTCGCCCTGAGTTCGGAGCAATCTTTGAAACATATTGCAAACGCTGTTTCAAAGCTGGCGCCATGGATTTTGACGACATCCTTTACAACACCAGCATTCTCCTGCGCGATTATCCGGATATACTTTATAAATACCAGAACAAGTTCAAATATATTTTAGTAGATGAGTACCAGGACACGAACTTCGTTCAATATGTAATTATCAAACAACTCGCGGCACGTTTTGAAAATATTTGTGTGGTGGGCGATGACGCGCAGAGCATTTACGCTTTCCGCGGTGCGAACATTCAGAACATTCTGAATTTCAAAAGCGATTATCCCGATGTGCGCACATTCAAGCTGGAGCAGAACTACCGCTCCACAAAAAATATTGTGAACGCGGCAAACAGTCTCATTACAAAAAATAAAAACCAGATTCCGAAAATCATCTGGACCGATAATGATGAAGGCGATAAAATAAAAGTAGTGCGCGCGCTCACCGACAACGAAGAAGGAAGAATGGTGACGCAGATGATCTTTGAGAGCATGATGCAACTGCAAATGTATCCGAAAGAGTTCGCGATTTTATACCGCACGAACGCGCAGTCCCGCGCGATGGAGGAAGCGCTTCGCAAAAAAAATATCGCTTACAAAATTTATGGCGGGCTCTCCTTTTACCAGCGAAAAGAAATCAAAGACCTCCTCGCCTACTTCCGCCTCACAATAAACAATCACGATGAGGAAGCGATGAAGCGCGTTATCAATTATCCCACGCGTGGAATCGGAAACACTACCATCGAAAAAATAATCGTCTGCGCGAATGACCACAACATCAGTCTGTTCACAGTAATGGAAAATCTGGGCGACTTCCAATTAGAAATGAATTCAGGAACACGCGAGCGCCTCAGCAATTTTATCACGATGATAAAAAGTTTTTCCGCAATGCTTCCTATCACCAATGCGTACGATCTGGGAAATCATATTGCCGCTTCCACACATATTCTCAAAGAACTTTATAACGATAAATCTCCTGAAGGCGTTTCGCGCTATGAGAATATTGAGGAATTGCTGGGAGCTTTAAAAGAATTTTCTGTTGGAGAGGAGTTCAAAGCGATTGATATGCCGGAATTGACAGCCGAAGAACAGGTAATCGGTGATCAGTCATCGGTGGAAAACCAAAAACCGGCTGTTGGCCGATCTCCGATAACCGATAACCGAACACTAGATGTTTTCATGTCCGACATCGCATTGCTCACCGATTCTGACAAAAAAACAGAACCCGAAAACCGCGACCACGTTTCGCTGATGACGATTCACCAGGCAAAGGGTTTGGAATTTTCTCATGTATTCATTGTCGGCATGGAAGAAAATCTTTTCCCCAACTCATTCAGCATGAATTCACGGGATGATCTGGAAGAAGAGCGAAGATTATTTTATGTTGCACTCACCCGCGCGAAGAAAAAATCCGTTCTCACATTTGCCGCCACGCGCTTTCACCGCGGTTCGCTCAACAACAGCGAGCCCAGCCGTTTCATAGAAGAAATTGACGCGAAGTATATGGAGTTTTCTCATTCATCGCATAGAGAAGATAATTTTGGCGAAGCAAGAGAAAAATGGAATCGCAAAGAAAACGGAGCCGATACAATTTATGAAGAACCTGTTTTCAGGAAAGAAAACAAATCACAAATCACAAATCACAAATCACAAGAGAACAGCCAGAAGCCAGCAGCTAGAAACCAGCCGCCAGCACAAAAGAAATTAATCAACGCAACTATTGCCCGATACAAACCAACTACCGAAAGCCAGCAGCATTTGAAAGATTTGCAGATTGGAATGACGGTTTCTCACGATCGTTTTGGAAATGGAAAAGTGATAAACATTGAAGGGATTTTTCCGAATTCAAAAGCTACCGTTGAATTTGAAAGCGAAGGGCAGAAACAATTGCTACTTAAATTTGCGAAACTGCAGATTGCAGGGTAG